Proteins from a single region of Belliella baltica DSM 15883:
- a CDS encoding GAF domain-containing SpoIIE family protein phosphatase, with protein MFKLPNLNIGKINLLVAIMTWLALLFVDITRLFGNLNQMESGIAPEISYILEILFFIVIYLFSNYSIQKSEKNNFIDLIWRGAATGLVATSISIIISIFYYLLGESRLATDPLLRNVFYHIDFAFVTLFLVSCTLLWKHLILYQRTKRVVQQWQAFEVGLLISMFFVFFNRNTLDYSFLFGLAVLVIFGASLAINLKWIPYLTFKEKWKSILFLVLIQFSAAYLFIQVLSYSEGNSVYLNLTDNLFILSLFAFVFIYAIFSFLVTLFNLPTSSVFEQKLIEAINFQRLSQSIKPGQNEIQVLDILMDSCMSAAYVDAAWLELKESNEKRTVIHQRYLENSEQSSLQKLIESSKPFSEFNWDQKLQDNKTYTGKINDLKYKSVMMIPLIVNKKTIGRIFLLKEVKDGFNKEMINIISTFVGQACISVENHRLLNEALKNERYKEELLIAQRVQRSLLPSELHHDESFEIRGFSEAADEVGGDYFETQILGENEFAVIIGDVSGKGTSAAFNMSQMKGIFHSLVQLNPSPREFLIKANIALSHCLEKNHFITTSYFIINTKKKIIRYARAGHCPTLFFDSEKNASEYLSVDGMGLGILRNHLFEKYVHEKEVNYRPNDILVLFTDGIVEAKNESGEEFGYERLKNVLTANNEQSASEIQQKLIDQVYEFIGSNTLPDDDYSLLVIKFNS; from the coding sequence ATGTTTAAGCTCCCAAACCTAAATATCGGCAAAATAAACCTTTTGGTTGCCATCATGACTTGGCTAGCCTTGCTTTTTGTTGATATCACAAGACTTTTTGGAAATTTAAATCAAATGGAATCAGGTATAGCTCCTGAAATTTCCTACATTTTAGAAATTCTTTTCTTTATTGTTATTTATCTGTTTTCTAATTATTCCATACAGAAAAGTGAAAAGAATAATTTTATTGACCTCATTTGGCGCGGAGCTGCCACAGGGCTTGTTGCTACAAGTATATCGATAATAATTTCAATTTTCTATTATTTACTTGGAGAAAGCAGACTTGCTACAGATCCCTTGCTCCGAAATGTCTTCTATCATATTGATTTTGCATTCGTAACTTTATTCCTTGTATCCTGTACTTTACTTTGGAAGCATTTGATTTTATACCAAAGAACCAAGCGGGTAGTTCAACAATGGCAAGCTTTTGAAGTTGGGCTATTGATAAGTATGTTTTTCGTATTTTTCAACAGGAACACACTTGATTATAGTTTTCTTTTTGGTCTTGCTGTATTGGTCATTTTTGGGGCATCACTAGCTATTAATCTAAAATGGATTCCATATTTGACCTTCAAAGAAAAATGGAAATCGATTCTATTTTTAGTGCTAATTCAATTTTCAGCAGCTTATTTATTTATACAAGTATTAAGTTACAGTGAGGGAAACTCTGTTTATTTAAACCTGACTGATAATCTCTTTATCTTGTCACTTTTCGCATTTGTATTTATTTATGCGATTTTTAGCTTTTTGGTTACACTCTTCAATTTACCAACATCTTCTGTTTTTGAGCAAAAGCTAATCGAAGCAATCAATTTTCAACGTCTTAGCCAATCGATCAAACCTGGACAAAATGAAATTCAAGTTTTAGATATTTTGATGGATTCCTGTATGAGCGCTGCTTATGTAGATGCTGCATGGTTGGAATTGAAAGAAAGTAATGAAAAGAGAACTGTTATTCATCAACGTTATTTAGAAAATAGTGAACAGTCTTCACTTCAAAAACTGATTGAAAGTTCCAAACCTTTTTCTGAATTCAATTGGGACCAAAAACTTCAGGATAATAAAACTTATACAGGGAAAATCAACGATTTGAAATATAAGTCTGTCATGATGATTCCTTTGATTGTAAATAAAAAAACAATCGGAAGAATTTTTCTATTGAAAGAAGTTAAGGATGGATTTAACAAGGAAATGATCAATATCATTTCCACTTTTGTAGGCCAAGCATGTATTTCTGTAGAAAACCACAGACTACTCAATGAGGCTTTGAAAAATGAAAGATATAAGGAAGAATTATTGATAGCTCAGAGAGTTCAGAGAAGTTTGCTGCCGTCTGAATTGCATCATGATGAAAGCTTCGAAATTCGTGGTTTTTCAGAAGCTGCGGATGAAGTTGGTGGGGATTATTTTGAAACTCAGATTTTAGGAGAAAATGAATTTGCAGTAATTATTGGGGACGTTTCAGGAAAAGGCACTTCTGCTGCTTTCAACATGTCTCAGATGAAAGGAATATTTCACAGCTTGGTCCAGCTCAATCCAAGCCCGAGAGAGTTTCTAATCAAAGCAAATATCGCATTAAGTCATTGTTTGGAAAAAAATCACTTTATCACTACTTCATATTTTATAATCAACACGAAGAAAAAAATTATTCGATATGCAAGAGCAGGACATTGCCCGACATTATTTTTTGATTCTGAAAAGAATGCATCAGAGTACTTAAGTGTTGATGGGATGGGGCTTGGCATTTTGCGAAATCATCTTTTTGAAAAGTATGTTCATGAAAAAGAAGTGAATTACAGGCCAAACGACATTTTAGTTTTATTTACAGATGGAATCGTCGAAGCTAAGAATGAAAGTGGTGAAGAGTTCGGCTACGAAAGGCTAAAAAACGTATTGACTGCTAATAACGAGCAAAGTGCTTCAGAGATTCAACAAAAATTAATCGATCAAGTTTATGAATTCATTGGGTCGAACACACTCCCCGATGATGATTATTCTCTATTGGTTATCAAATTCAATTCATAA
- a CDS encoding DUF721 domain-containing protein produces MEKYKDYSGRRKEVAPLQEAFDELLKAYRLKDKFDERLLVQAWPEMMGHTVASRTTSVYIKDKKLFVQVTSGAIKKEMSMNRTKVMEIVEQKFGKGVITEIVFL; encoded by the coding sequence ATGGAGAAGTATAAAGACTATTCGGGAAGGCGAAAAGAGGTGGCTCCACTTCAGGAAGCATTCGATGAGCTTTTGAAAGCTTATCGCCTTAAAGACAAATTTGACGAGCGATTACTTGTTCAGGCTTGGCCAGAAATGATGGGACATACAGTCGCTTCAAGGACAACCTCAGTTTATATTAAAGACAAAAAGCTTTTTGTACAGGTAACTTCAGGAGCTATCAAAAAAGAAATGTCCATGAATAGAACTAAAGTCATGGAAATAGTAGAACAAAAATTCGGAAAAGGAGTAATTACGGAAATTGTGTTTCTGTAA
- a CDS encoding DUF4197 domain-containing protein, giving the protein MRKSLSFSIIVIFLLASCTATDLNRILEAAGSQGPLTQTEVSSGLKEALVQGISKGADKASVTDGFFKNELIKILLPEDARRVEATLRQIGLGSEVDRALLAINRGAEKAAIEAKPIFISAIRQLTIQDAFAILRGEPDAATAFLRRTTESQLIELFQPRIQESLNEVGATKYYSDIATTYNAIPLTNRKIDPDLNSYVTNRAIDGLFKLIAEEELNIRKDPLARTSALMRRVFGEQD; this is encoded by the coding sequence ATGCGTAAATCACTTAGTTTTTCGATAATTGTTATTTTCTTGCTTGCTTCATGTACTGCTACAGATTTGAATAGAATTCTTGAAGCAGCTGGAAGTCAAGGTCCTTTGACACAAACGGAAGTTTCTTCTGGTTTGAAAGAAGCATTGGTACAAGGAATAAGTAAAGGAGCGGACAAAGCTTCCGTAACCGATGGTTTTTTCAAGAATGAATTGATCAAAATTCTCCTCCCAGAAGATGCTAGAAGGGTAGAGGCAACTTTAAGACAAATAGGATTAGGGTCTGAGGTTGATCGAGCACTTTTAGCCATCAATAGAGGAGCAGAAAAGGCAGCAATTGAGGCAAAGCCTATTTTTATCAGTGCAATTAGACAACTCACCATCCAAGATGCTTTTGCTATTTTGAGAGGGGAGCCTGATGCGGCGACGGCTTTTTTAAGGAGAACTACAGAGTCCCAGTTAATTGAATTGTTTCAGCCAAGAATTCAAGAATCATTAAATGAGGTTGGTGCTACAAAATACTACAGCGATATCGCTACTACATATAATGCGATTCCTCTGACAAATAGAAAAATAGATCCTGATCTGAATTCTTATGTAACAAATCGTGCGATAGATGGATTATTTAAGCTGATAGCAGAAGAGGAATTGAATATCCGAAAAGATCCTTTGGCAAGAACATCTGCGCTCATGCGAAGGGTTTTTGGAGAACAAGATTGA
- the hemW gene encoding radical SAM family heme chaperone HemW, which yields MAGIYIHIPFCKQACHYCDFHFSTNLSQTQEVVDAITLEIVKRKEYLPKNSIINTIYFGGGTPSLLSTQQLEQILETISKHFILDLEELTIETNPDDLKKEKLKELRSIGIDRLSIGIQSFDARLLKYYNRAHNAEESLQAIDLAKNAGFEKLSIDLIYGFPSEDHQLWEKDLAIAIQQDPGHISSYCLTVEPKTALGNWAEKGKFKPASEDFAADQFEMLQESMEKANYIQYEISNFGKINQFAIHNKNYWQNTPYLGVGPSAHSYDGKERGFNISNNIKYIKAIETEQIPFTVEAMTEEDIVNEYILTSLRTIWGTDINFLNKRLGNGYLKGKADLLSQLQREQLLEIKDDHLILSNKGKLLADSIAASLFI from the coding sequence TTGGCTGGTATTTACATTCACATTCCTTTTTGCAAACAAGCTTGTCATTATTGTGACTTTCACTTTAGCACCAATCTGAGTCAAACTCAAGAAGTGGTGGATGCGATTACGCTAGAAATAGTAAAACGAAAAGAATATCTTCCCAAAAATTCTATTATCAACACCATTTATTTTGGAGGAGGGACACCTTCTTTGCTTTCCACCCAGCAACTTGAGCAGATTTTAGAAACAATTTCAAAGCACTTCATCTTGGATTTGGAGGAATTGACGATCGAAACGAATCCTGATGATCTAAAAAAAGAAAAGCTTAAAGAGTTGCGGAGCATCGGAATAGATAGGTTGAGTATCGGAATTCAAAGTTTTGATGCCCGTCTTCTCAAATACTATAATAGAGCTCACAATGCTGAGGAATCTCTGCAAGCGATAGATTTGGCTAAAAATGCGGGTTTTGAAAAATTATCAATTGACTTGATTTATGGCTTTCCTTCAGAAGATCATCAGCTATGGGAAAAAGATTTAGCAATTGCAATTCAACAAGACCCAGGACACATCAGTAGCTATTGCTTGACAGTGGAACCCAAAACTGCCTTAGGGAATTGGGCTGAAAAAGGGAAATTTAAACCCGCCTCAGAAGATTTTGCAGCAGATCAGTTTGAAATGCTGCAAGAAAGCATGGAAAAGGCAAATTATATTCAATACGAAATTTCAAACTTTGGCAAGATCAACCAGTTTGCAATCCACAATAAAAACTATTGGCAAAACACCCCTTACTTAGGAGTTGGCCCGAGCGCACATTCTTATGATGGAAAAGAAAGAGGATTCAACATTTCCAATAATATTAAATATATCAAAGCTATCGAAACTGAACAAATCCCATTTACAGTTGAAGCGATGACAGAAGAAGATATAGTCAATGAATACATCTTGACTTCTTTGAGAACTATATGGGGAACAGACATCAATTTCCTGAATAAGAGACTAGGAAATGGCTATTTGAAAGGTAAAGCTGATCTTCTTTCACAGCTTCAAAGAGAGCAACTTTTAGAAATAAAAGATGATCATTTAATCCTGAGCAACAAAGGAAAGCTTTTGGCAGATAGTATTGCGGCTTCTCTTTTTATCTAA